CGCCAATGACCACGGTGTGAGGAATACCGATCAGTTCCATATCAGCAAACATCACGCCCGGACGCTCTTTACGATCGTCCATCAGCACTTCGATACCCTGGGCACGCAGCTCGCTGTAGAGCTTCTCGGCCAGCTCCTGCACGCGGTAGGACTTGTGCATGTTCATTGGCAGGATCGCCACCTGGAACGGCGCAATGTTGTCCGGCCAGACGATACCGCGTTCGTCGTGGTTCTGCTCAATCGCAGCCGCCACCACGCGTGTTACCCCGATACCGTAGCAGCCCATGGTCAGGATCTGGTTACGGCCATCTTCGCCCTGAACCGATGCGTTCAGCGCCTGGGAGTACTTGGTGCCCAGCTGGAAGATGTGACCCACTTCGATACCGCGTTTGATCTGCAGCACACCCTGGCCATCCGGGCTTGGATCGCCTGCGACCACGTTACGAATGTCAGCCACTTCCGGGGTCGCCACGTCGCGATCCCAGTTAATGCCAAAGAAGTGCTTACCATCCACGTTGGCACCGGCAGAGAAATCGCTCATCGCCGCAACGGTACGGTCGATCACGACCGGGACCGGCATATTGACCGGGCCGAGGGAGCCTGGGCCGGCATTCACCACCGCGCGGATTTCCGCTTCGGTTGCGAAGGTCAGCGGGCTGGCAACCTGAGGCAGTTTTTCGGCTTTCACTTCGTTCAGCTCGTGATCGCCACGAACCAGCAGGGCAACCAGCGGGTAGCTGCTGCCTTCAACCGCTTTCACCAGCAGGGTTTTCACGGTTTTTTCAACCGGCAGATTGAACTGCTCAACCAGCTCGGCGATGGTTTTGGCGTTCGGCGTATCAACGACTTTCATCTCTTCCGTTGCTGCTGCGCGTGGCGTTGTTGGCGCCAGGGCTTCAGCAAACTCGATGTTGGCCGCGTAGTCAGAGGTATCAGAGAAGATCACGTCGTCTTCGCCGCTCTGCGCCAGCACCTGGAATTCATGAGATGCGCTACCGCCGATGGAACCGGTATCGGCCTGCACAGCACGGAAATCCAGACCCATACGGGTGAAGATTTTGCTGTACGCGTCGTACATCTTGTCATAGGTCTCCTGCAGAGATTCCTGTGAGGTATGGAAGGAGTATGCATCCTTCATCAGGAACTCGCGGGAGCGCATCACGCCAAAACGCGGGCGCACTTCGTCACGGAACTTGGTCTGGATCTGATAGAAGTTCAGCGGCAGCTGCTTGTAAGAGCTCAGCTCGTTACGGATCAGGTCGGTGATCACTTCTTCATGCGTCGGACCCAGAACAAACGGACGCTCGCCGCGGTCAACAAAGCGCAGCAGCTCCGGGCCGTACTGCTCCCAACGGCCGCTCTCAGCCCACAGATCTGCGGGCTGAACCACGGGCATGGACACCTCAATGGCACCGGCGTTATCCATCTCTTCACGCACGATGTTCTCGACTTTTCTCAGGACGCGCAGGCCGGTCGGCAACCAGGTATACAACCCGGAGGCCAGCTTGCGGATCATCCCGGCGCGCAGCATCAGCTGGTGGCTGATAACTTCGGCGTCGGCAGGTGTCTCCTTCAGGGTGGAGAGCAGATATTGGCTAGTACGCATGTTGTTACGGTTCCATTTCGACGATTGGAACAGGCTGACAGGCAGCCTGACACAAAAAAAGTGGTTTAGTTTACCAGTGTGGCCATGATGCCAAAAGAGAAGAGAATAAAATTACTGCGGCTCGAGGGCAAACACTTCGAAGCCCACCGCCGTGACGCGCCAGCGAACGTTAAAATCCAGCAGCAGAACGGCGTAGGTTTTCCCGGTCTCTTCCTCTTTTCGGTAGGCCGGACGGGGATCCTGCGCCAGCACCTCAACGATAAAATCACGCAGGCGAGGGTAGCGCTTTTCCAGCTCAACTAACCGGGGAGCCAGCTCGTCGGTAAAGTAAACGGGCATATCCGCCTGCGGGGCCTGCTGGGCATAGCTGGCACGCGCATCCGGCACCGCTTCGGCAAAGGGCAGATAGGGTTTGATATCCACCACCGGCGTACCGTCGACCAGATCCAGACTGCCAAGCTCAAGGATCACCTGATCCTTCTGACAGCGAATGCCTTTCAGCTCCACGAGCGACATCCCGACAGGGTTCGGGCGGAAGGTCGAGCGCGTGGCAAATACCCCCATCCTGGCATTACCGCCGAGACGAGGCGGGCGCACGGTGGGTCGCCAGCCGCCTGCCATGGTCTGATGAAAGATAAACAACACCCACAGGTGGCTAAACGCTTCCAGTCCGCGCACGGCATCGGCCTGATTATACGGGGCAAGCAAGTGAAGTTCGCCGCCACCGCTTTTTACCAGCCCGGGCTGGCGGGGTACGGCAAACTTCTCTTTATAGGGCGAGCGGATAACGCCTATCTGCTCGAACTGGAATGCACTCATTTCGCCGAGACGTTAAGGGCAGAACCCACGCAAACGGCCTGACGGTAACAGCCTGGCGTGCCGCTGGTGACTTCGCAGCTGTGCAGCAGAACCGCATTGGCCTTCATTTTAGAGGCATTAACCTGCATGCGTTTGCGCGCAGTCGGGATATTCGGAGGAGAGTCCTGATTGGTGGCCTGGCAGGAATCGCCGGAGACCTCACCCAGATCGCGGAACGGTTTACCCACTAAGGCTTCA
This Leclercia sp. S52 DNA region includes the following protein-coding sequences:
- the proS gene encoding proline--tRNA ligase, which translates into the protein MRTSQYLLSTLKETPADAEVISHQLMLRAGMIRKLASGLYTWLPTGLRVLRKVENIVREEMDNAGAIEVSMPVVQPADLWAESGRWEQYGPELLRFVDRGERPFVLGPTHEEVITDLIRNELSSYKQLPLNFYQIQTKFRDEVRPRFGVMRSREFLMKDAYSFHTSQESLQETYDKMYDAYSKIFTRMGLDFRAVQADTGSIGGSASHEFQVLAQSGEDDVIFSDTSDYAANIEFAEALAPTTPRAAATEEMKVVDTPNAKTIAELVEQFNLPVEKTVKTLLVKAVEGSSYPLVALLVRGDHELNEVKAEKLPQVASPLTFATEAEIRAVVNAGPGSLGPVNMPVPVVIDRTVAAMSDFSAGANVDGKHFFGINWDRDVATPEVADIRNVVAGDPSPDGQGVLQIKRGIEVGHIFQLGTKYSQALNASVQGEDGRNQILTMGCYGIGVTRVVAAAIEQNHDERGIVWPDNIAPFQVAILPMNMHKSYRVQELAEKLYSELRAQGIEVLMDDRKERPGVMFADMELIGIPHTVVIGDRNLDNEEIEYKHRRNGEKQMIKTGDVLDYLVKAIKG
- the tsaA gene encoding tRNA (N6-threonylcarbamoyladenosine(37)-N6)-methyltransferase TrmO, which produces MSAFQFEQIGVIRSPYKEKFAVPRQPGLVKSGGGELHLLAPYNQADAVRGLEAFSHLWVLFIFHQTMAGGWRPTVRPPRLGGNARMGVFATRSTFRPNPVGMSLVELKGIRCQKDQVILELGSLDLVDGTPVVDIKPYLPFAEAVPDARASYAQQAPQADMPVYFTDELAPRLVELEKRYPRLRDFIVEVLAQDPRPAYRKEEETGKTYAVLLLDFNVRWRVTAVGFEVFALEPQ
- the rcsF gene encoding Rcs stress response system protein RcsF: MRALPICLLALMLSGCSMLSRSPVEPVKSTATPPKVEPEKPKAPRPAPVKIYTSAEALVGKPFRDLGEVSGDSCQATNQDSPPNIPTARKRMQVNASKMKANAVLLHSCEVTSGTPGCYRQAVCVGSALNVSAK